From a single Pseudomonas serboccidentalis genomic region:
- a CDS encoding dihydrolipoamide acetyltransferase family protein yields the protein MGTHVIKMPDIGEGIAEVELSQWHVKVGDLVVEDQVLADVMTDKAMVDIPSPVHGKVIALGGQPGEVMAVGSVLISIEVEGAGNLKESAAPAPAKEAPVAPKVEAVVESKPAAAAPRPAAVCQGPMVAREADERPLASPAVRKHALDLGIQLRLVRGTGPAGRVLHEDLDAYLAQGQSNASAPVAAAYAQRNDEEQIQVIGMRRKIAQRMQDATQRAAHFSYVEEIDVTAIEELRAHLNEKHGASRGKLTLLPFLVRALVVALRDFPQMNARYDDEAQVITRLGAVHVGVATQSDVGLMVPVVRHAEARSLWDSAAEISRLATAARNGKASRDELSGSTITLTSLGALGGIVSTPVLNLPEVAIVGVNKIVERPMVVKGQVVIRKMMNLSSSFDHRVVDGMDAALFIQAIRGLLEQPATLFVE from the coding sequence ATGGGCACGCACGTTATCAAGATGCCAGACATCGGCGAAGGCATCGCAGAAGTCGAACTGTCACAGTGGCACGTCAAGGTCGGCGACCTGGTGGTTGAAGACCAGGTGCTGGCGGACGTGATGACCGACAAGGCGATGGTCGATATTCCGTCGCCGGTACACGGCAAGGTGATTGCGCTCGGCGGTCAGCCGGGTGAAGTGATGGCGGTCGGCAGTGTGCTGATCAGCATCGAGGTGGAAGGCGCCGGTAACTTGAAAGAGTCCGCCGCACCCGCTCCGGCTAAAGAAGCGCCGGTTGCGCCGAAAGTTGAAGCGGTGGTCGAGAGCAAACCTGCCGCTGCTGCACCGCGCCCGGCGGCTGTCTGCCAGGGCCCGATGGTTGCCCGTGAAGCCGATGAGCGTCCGCTGGCCTCGCCGGCCGTGCGCAAACATGCGCTGGATCTGGGCATTCAATTGCGTCTGGTCCGCGGCACTGGCCCGGCCGGTCGCGTGCTGCACGAAGACCTCGACGCCTATCTGGCGCAAGGTCAATCAAACGCAAGTGCACCTGTCGCCGCCGCTTACGCCCAGCGTAACGATGAAGAACAAATCCAAGTGATCGGCATGCGCCGCAAGATCGCCCAGCGCATGCAAGACGCCACGCAGCGCGCCGCACACTTCAGCTACGTTGAGGAAATCGACGTCACCGCGATTGAAGAACTGCGCGCCCATCTGAATGAAAAACACGGTGCCAGCCGTGGCAAGCTGACCTTGCTGCCATTCCTGGTCCGCGCGCTGGTCGTTGCCTTGCGCGACTTCCCGCAGATGAACGCCCGTTACGACGACGAAGCCCAGGTCATCACCCGCCTCGGCGCGGTGCATGTCGGCGTCGCCACGCAAAGCGACGTCGGCCTGATGGTGCCGGTGGTGCGTCACGCCGAAGCGCGCAGCCTGTGGGACAGCGCCGCAGAAATCTCGCGTCTGGCGACTGCCGCACGCAATGGCAAGGCGAGCCGCGACGAACTGTCCGGCTCGACCATCACCCTGACCAGCCTCGGTGCGCTGGGCGGTATCGTCAGTACACCGGTGCTGAACCTGCCGGAAGTGGCGATCGTCGGCGTGAACAAAATCGTCGAACGGCCGATGGTCGTCAAAGGCCAGGTGGTGATCCGCAAGATGATGAACCTCTCCAGCTCCTTCGATCACCGCGTGGTCGACGGCATGGACGCGGCGCTCTTCATCCAGGCCATCCGTGGTCTGCTCGAACAACCCGCGACCCTGTTTGTGGAGTGA
- a CDS encoding alpha-ketoacid dehydrogenase subunit beta — MNDHNNNIQLETAMTTTTMTMIQALRSAMDVMLERDDNVVVFGQDVGYFGGVFRCTEGLQTKYGTSRVFDAPISESGIVGVAVGMGAYGLRPVAEIQFADYVYPASDQIISEAARLRYRSAGEFTAPMTLRMPCGGGIYGGQTHSQSIEAMFTQVCGLRTVMPSNPYDAKGLLIASIENDDPVIFLEPKRLYNGPFDGHHDRPVTPWSKHPQAQVPDGYYTVPLDVAAITRPGKDVTVLTYGTTVYVSQVAAEESGVDAEVIDLRSLWPLDLETIVKSVKKTGRCVVVHEATRTCGFGAELVALVQEHCFHHLEAPIERVTGWDTPYPHAQEWAYFPGPSRVGAALKRVMEV, encoded by the coding sequence ATGAACGATCACAACAACAATATTCAGCTGGAAACCGCCATGACCACGACCACCATGACCATGATCCAGGCCCTGCGCTCGGCCATGGATGTGATGCTTGAGCGTGACGACAACGTGGTGGTGTTTGGTCAGGACGTCGGCTACTTCGGCGGCGTATTCCGTTGCACCGAAGGCCTGCAGACCAAGTACGGCACCTCCCGCGTATTCGACGCGCCGATTTCCGAGAGCGGCATCGTCGGCGTCGCCGTGGGCATGGGCGCTTACGGCCTGCGCCCGGTCGCCGAGATCCAGTTCGCCGACTACGTCTACCCGGCGTCCGACCAGATCATTTCCGAAGCGGCGCGCCTGCGTTATCGCTCGGCCGGCGAGTTCACCGCACCGATGACCCTGCGCATGCCGTGCGGCGGCGGCATCTACGGCGGGCAGACCCACAGCCAGAGCATCGAAGCGATGTTCACCCAGGTCTGCGGTCTGCGCACCGTCATGCCGTCCAACCCGTATGACGCCAAAGGCCTGTTGATCGCCTCCATCGAAAACGATGACCCGGTGATCTTCCTCGAGCCGAAACGCCTGTACAACGGCCCGTTCGACGGTCACCACGACCGCCCGGTAACCCCGTGGTCGAAACACCCGCAAGCCCAGGTGCCGGACGGTTACTACACCGTGCCGCTGGACGTCGCCGCGATCACCCGTCCGGGCAAGGACGTGACCGTGCTGACCTACGGCACCACCGTCTACGTCTCGCAAGTTGCCGCTGAAGAATCCGGGGTTGATGCCGAAGTCATCGACCTGCGCAGCCTGTGGCCGCTGGACCTGGAAACCATCGTCAAGTCGGTGAAGAAAACCGGTCGTTGCGTGGTGGTGCACGAAGCCACCCGCACCTGCGGTTTCGGCGCCGAGTTGGTGGCGCTGGTGCAAGAGCATTGCTTCCATCACCTGGAAGCGCCGATCGAACGCGTCACCGGTTGGGACACCCCCTACCCGCACGCGCAAGAGTGGGCGTATTTCCCAGGGCCGTCCCGCGTGGGCGCGGCGTTGAAACGGGTCATGGAGGTCTGA
- a CDS encoding 3-methyl-2-oxobutanoate dehydrogenase (2-methylpropanoyl-transferring) subunit alpha, whose translation MTQAYEPLRLHVPEPSGRPGCKTDFSYLHLTDAGTVRKPSIDVEPADTADLARGLIRVLDDQGNALGPWAENVPVEILRKGMRAMLKTRIYDNRMVVAQRQKKMSFYMQSLGEEAIGSAQALALNIDDMCFPTYRQQSILMAREVPLVDLICQLLSNERDPLKGRQLPIMYSVKDAGFFTISGNLATQFIQAVGWGMASAIKGDTKIASAWIGDGATAESDFHTALTFAHVYRAPVILNVVNNQWAISTFQAIAGGEATTFAGRGVGCGIASLRVDGNDFYAVYAASAWAAERARRNLGPTMIEWVTYRAGPHSTSDDPSKYRPADDWSHFPLGDPIARLKQHLIKVGHWSEEEHAAVSAELEAEVIAAQKQAEQYGTLAGGQIPSAATMFEDVYKEMPEHLKRQRQQLGI comes from the coding sequence ATGACTCAAGCGTATGAACCGCTGCGTCTGCACGTCCCTGAACCTTCGGGCCGCCCAGGCTGCAAAACCGACTTCTCCTACCTGCATCTGACCGATGCCGGCACGGTGCGCAAACCTTCCATTGACGTCGAACCCGCCGACACCGCCGACCTGGCTCGTGGCCTGATCCGTGTGCTCGACGATCAGGGCAACGCCCTCGGCCCCTGGGCTGAAAACGTGCCGGTCGAGATCCTGCGCAAGGGCATGCGCGCCATGCTCAAGACGCGGATCTACGACAACCGCATGGTGGTCGCCCAGCGGCAGAAAAAAATGTCGTTCTACATGCAAAGCCTTGGCGAAGAAGCCATCGGCAGCGCCCAGGCCCTGGCTTTGAACATCGACGACATGTGCTTTCCGACCTACCGCCAGCAAAGCATTCTGATGGCCCGCGAAGTGCCACTGGTCGACCTGATCTGCCAACTGCTGTCCAACGAGCGCGATCCGCTCAAGGGCCGCCAGTTGCCGATCATGTACTCGGTCAAGGACGCCGGTTTCTTCACCATCTCCGGCAACCTCGCCACCCAGTTCATTCAGGCCGTGGGCTGGGGCATGGCCTCGGCGATCAAGGGCGACACCAAAATCGCCTCGGCGTGGATCGGTGACGGCGCCACCGCCGAATCGGACTTCCACACCGCCCTCACCTTCGCTCACGTTTACCGCGCGCCGGTGATCCTCAACGTGGTCAACAACCAGTGGGCGATCTCGACCTTCCAGGCCATCGCCGGGGGTGAAGCCACCACCTTCGCCGGACGCGGCGTCGGTTGCGGCATCGCCTCGCTGCGGGTCGACGGCAACGATTTCTACGCGGTCTACGCCGCTTCCGCCTGGGCTGCCGAACGCGCCCGGCGCAACCTCGGCCCGACCATGATCGAATGGGTCACCTACCGCGCCGGCCCGCACTCGACCTCCGACGATCCGTCCAAATACCGTCCGGCCGATGACTGGAGCCACTTCCCGCTGGGTGACCCGATTGCCCGCCTGAAGCAGCACCTGATCAAAGTCGGCCACTGGTCGGAAGAAGAGCACGCCGCCGTCAGCGCCGAGCTCGAAGCCGAAGTGATTGCCGCGCAGAAACAGGCCGAACAGTACGGCACCCTCGCCGGCGGCCAGATTCCAAGCGCCGCGACCATGTTCGAAGACGTCTACAAAGAGATGCCTGAGCACTTGAAGCGCCAGCGTCAGCAGTTGGGGATCTGA
- the bkdR gene encoding Bkd operon transcriptional regulator BkdR has protein sequence MRKLDRTDIGILNSLQENARITNADLARSVNLSPTPCFNRVKAMEELGLIREQVTLLDADLLGLHVNVFIHVSLEKQVEEALQHFEEAISDRPEVMECYLMAGDPDYLIRVLVPTIQALERFMMDFLTKVPGVANIRSSFALKQVRYKTALPLPANGLTLGS, from the coding sequence ATGCGCAAACTGGACCGTACCGACATCGGCATTCTCAACAGCCTTCAGGAGAATGCGCGCATCACCAACGCCGACCTCGCACGCTCGGTGAATCTGTCGCCGACACCGTGCTTCAACCGGGTCAAGGCGATGGAGGAATTGGGGCTGATTCGCGAGCAGGTGACGCTGCTGGACGCCGACCTGCTGGGGCTGCATGTGAACGTGTTCATTCACGTCAGCCTGGAGAAGCAGGTCGAGGAGGCGTTGCAGCATTTCGAAGAGGCGATTTCCGATCGCCCCGAGGTGATGGAGTGCTACCTGATGGCCGGCGACCCGGACTACCTGATCCGGGTGCTGGTGCCGACGATTCAGGCGCTGGAGCGCTTCATGATGGACTTTCTGACCAAGGTGCCGGGGGTGGCGAACATTCGCTCGAGCTTTGCGCTCAAGCAGGTGCGGTACAAGACGGCGTTGCCGTTGCCGGCGAATGGGTTGACGCTGGGTTCTTGA